GATATCCCTATGCCTTTCTCGCAGTCCATCATGGAGGCAGTGATTCCGCCCACGTTCGTAGGCCCGAAGGTTACGTTAACGGGaatggaggatccagaggcgcacctcactgcgttccacacgcagatgatgcttgTCGGCGGTTCTGACGCCATAAGGTGCAAGCTATTCATGAGCACGCTGGCAGGAATGgcaatggactggttcattaacCTTCTAGACGGCCACGTGAAGCAGGCTCCCCCACCGGTGTCGTATGATCTcttcgacgtgaagcagtaccagggggagacgttgaaggaatacatcaaccgtttcggggcgcaggtggtgaaggttggcaccactGAAGAGCCGATGATCGTGTATGCGTTCAGGAAGGGAATCTACCCTAGGCCATTCTGCGAGTCGCTTATCAGAAACCACCCCAGAACCTTCGCAGAAATCAGGCGTCGCGCTGTGGAGCACATCACTACAGAGGGAGAAGAGTGCGAGAAGCGTGCGAGTGTGGCGCCTGCACGCCCCAGAGCACCGTCGCACGCACAACCCGCAAGGGTGAATGAGGTCGCGACGGGGAAGAGAGGCCAGGAAAGGAAGCGCCCTTATAAGCCGAGGAAGCCGTAGGCCAGGGGGCGTCAGGGCAGAACAGGCTAGTtaggcacaactttgtggtggagctgaaggacctcattgttgtgcccaacatagcagaTAGGTTGAGGGTCCCCGCGAAGAcagacaaggtgctgggaccacaCAAGGAcgcgtggtgtgagtttcatcaggcatTCGGGCATTCGATCACCAACTGCTTGGCTCTGGGcaatcagttggatgagctagTGAAGAGCGGATACTTGAATGACTATCTGGTGGGGTCATCCGGAGTTGCGGCCTTGGCAGCGCCA
This portion of the Phaseolus vulgaris cultivar G19833 unplaced genomic scaffold, P. vulgaris v2.0 scaffold_517, whole genome shotgun sequence genome encodes:
- the LOC137817669 gene encoding uncharacterized protein, whose translation is MEVMQGLQEAIATSRAEQEHIQLDLAASQARNEELCRANEELRCGMRNHPGNCGAEDRECFTPPRDIPMPFSQSIMEAVIPPTFVGPKVTLTGMEDPEAHLTAFHTQMMLVGGSDAIRCKLFMSTLAGMAMDWFINLLDGHVKQAPPPVSYDLFDVKQYQGETLKEYINRFGAQVVKDLIVVPNIADRLRVPAKTDKVLGPHKDAWCEFHQAFGHSITNCLALGNQLDELVKSGYLNDYLVGSSGVAALAAPVEDQAHEMPIHGEVHTISGGFSGEGCTGSQRKRYVRSVNSVAAQEEDDSLDVDLAFTRADLRDVVPHDNDPVVISVVTAGSRVHRVLVDQGSLADVMF